A section of the Streptomyces sp. V3I8 genome encodes:
- a CDS encoding DUF4190 domain-containing protein, which yields MAVASFILGLVGLLALNVVLGPVSIVLASAALLRGTGRRGRAFLGLGLGVADLLVLLAFMSADNTLSWSF from the coding sequence ATGGCCGTCGCGTCGTTCATCCTCGGCCTCGTCGGCCTGCTCGCCCTGAACGTCGTCCTGGGCCCCGTCTCCATCGTCCTGGCCTCGGCGGCCCTCCTGCGGGGCACCGGCCGCCGCGGACGCGCCTTCCTCGGCCTCGGCCTGGGCGTCGCCGACCTCCTGGTCCTGCTCGCCTTCATGTCGGCGGACAACACCCTGTCCTGGAGCTTCTGA
- a CDS encoding TetR family transcriptional regulator, which translates to MSHSPGVRQAQKQKTRQALLDAALGLLEEQSLSSLGLREVTRAVGVAPTAFYRHFHSIADLGVALVEEALGSLHPMISGTVSASGDSDERIDRAVALIARHVREHPAHIRFVARERNGGVQGVRAAIAEQMERFTDEVKAELAGQPESAGWSDGDLLMLAGLYVDQMLMTAGTFLEAAPEEQEQVARVAGRRMRLISIGRRHWLD; encoded by the coding sequence ATGAGTCACAGTCCCGGCGTCCGGCAGGCGCAGAAGCAGAAGACCCGGCAGGCGCTCCTGGACGCCGCCCTGGGCCTGCTGGAGGAGCAGAGCCTCAGCAGCCTGGGCCTGCGCGAGGTCACCCGGGCCGTGGGGGTCGCCCCGACCGCCTTCTACCGGCACTTCCACTCGATCGCGGACCTCGGTGTCGCCCTGGTCGAGGAGGCGCTGGGCAGCCTGCACCCGATGATCTCCGGCACGGTGTCCGCGTCCGGCGACAGCGACGAACGCATAGACCGCGCCGTCGCCCTGATCGCCCGTCATGTGCGCGAGCACCCGGCGCACATCCGGTTCGTCGCCCGTGAGCGCAACGGCGGCGTGCAGGGTGTACGGGCCGCGATCGCGGAGCAGATGGAGCGGTTCACCGACGAGGTGAAGGCCGAACTGGCCGGGCAGCCGGAGTCGGCCGGCTGGAGCGACGGCGATCTGCTGATGCTCGCCGGACTGTACGTCGACCAGATGCTGATGACCGCCGGCACGTTCCTGGAGGCGGCCCCGGAGGAACAGGAACAGGTGGCCCGGGTGGCCGGGCGCCGGATGCGGCTGATCAGCATCGGCCGCCGCCACTGGCTGGACTGA
- a CDS encoding thioesterase family protein, whose protein sequence is MPEAASAHATRARIGDSEFDRDTAVARREPGVYDIDLSAGWTIINAVNGGYLLAVLGRALADALPHPDPFTISAHYLTASQPGPAVVRTEVVRTGRTLSTGQASLFQYDDEGREIERIRVLASYGDLDSLPDDVRTTATPPAIPPMDQCFGAADSPGGAPVPGSSAITDRLMLKLDPATLGWALGSPSGRGEMRAWFGLADGRDADPLSLLLAVDALPPTAFELGLSGWVPTVELTVHVRARPAPGPLRVSVTTRNLAGGFLEEDAEVWDGADRLVAQSRQLARVRLSPRKGN, encoded by the coding sequence ATGCCAGAAGCAGCTTCCGCGCACGCGACCCGCGCCAGGATCGGCGACAGCGAGTTCGACCGCGACACCGCGGTCGCCCGACGCGAACCCGGCGTCTACGACATCGACCTGTCCGCCGGGTGGACGATCATCAACGCCGTCAACGGCGGCTACCTCCTCGCCGTCCTGGGCCGCGCGCTCGCGGACGCCCTGCCGCATCCCGACCCGTTCACGATCTCCGCGCACTACCTGACCGCGTCCCAGCCGGGCCCCGCGGTCGTGCGCACCGAGGTCGTGCGCACCGGCCGCACCCTCTCCACCGGCCAGGCGTCCCTGTTCCAGTACGACGACGAGGGCCGCGAGATCGAGCGCATCCGCGTGCTCGCCTCCTACGGGGACCTCGACAGCCTGCCCGACGACGTCCGTACGACCGCGACGCCGCCCGCGATCCCGCCGATGGACCAGTGCTTCGGCGCGGCGGACAGCCCCGGTGGCGCCCCCGTCCCCGGCAGTTCCGCCATCACCGACCGGCTGATGCTCAAGCTCGACCCCGCCACGCTCGGCTGGGCCCTCGGCTCGCCGTCCGGCCGGGGGGAGATGCGGGCCTGGTTCGGTCTCGCCGACGGCCGTGACGCCGACCCCCTCTCCCTGCTCCTCGCGGTGGACGCGCTGCCGCCGACCGCCTTCGAGCTCGGTCTGTCCGGCTGGGTGCCGACCGTCGAGCTGACCGTGCACGTACGTGCCCGTCCGGCGCCGGGCCCCCTGCGGGTCTCCGTCACCACGCGCAACCTGGCCGGGGGCTTCCTGGAGGAGGACGCGGAGGTCTGGGACGGTGCGGACCGGCTCGTCGCCCAGTCCCGCCAGCTGGCCCGCGTACGGCTGAGCCCGCGCAAGGGGAATTGA
- a CDS encoding trimeric intracellular cation channel family protein — MFQQLFTPSVQHTLDLVGIFVFAISGALLAVRKNFDVFGIAVLAEVTALGGGLFRDLIIGAVPPAAFTDLGYFLTPLLATVLVFFLHPEVERIQLGVNVFDAAGLGLFCVSGTTKAYEYGLGLTASATLGLATAVGGGVLRDVLANEVPSLLRWDRDLYAVPAIVGATMVVLCLRHDVLTPFTSALAVATAFALRLLAMRYHWRAPRAWNRRSTAVEVPD; from the coding sequence GTGTTCCAGCAACTCTTCACTCCCTCCGTCCAGCACACGCTCGACCTGGTCGGCATCTTCGTCTTCGCGATCTCGGGCGCGCTGCTGGCCGTGCGCAAGAACTTCGACGTGTTCGGCATCGCGGTCCTCGCCGAGGTCACCGCGCTGGGCGGCGGGCTGTTCCGCGACCTGATCATCGGGGCCGTGCCGCCCGCGGCCTTCACCGACCTCGGATACTTCCTCACCCCGCTCCTCGCCACCGTGCTCGTGTTCTTCCTGCACCCGGAGGTGGAGCGGATCCAGCTCGGGGTGAACGTCTTCGACGCGGCCGGCCTCGGCCTCTTCTGCGTCTCCGGCACGACGAAGGCGTACGAGTACGGGCTCGGCCTCACCGCCTCCGCGACCCTGGGCCTGGCCACGGCGGTCGGTGGCGGTGTGCTGCGGGACGTGCTCGCCAACGAGGTGCCGTCGCTGCTGCGCTGGGACCGCGACCTGTACGCGGTGCCGGCCATCGTCGGCGCCACGATGGTCGTCCTGTGCCTCCGCCACGACGTGCTGACCCCCTTCACCTCGGCGCTCGCCGTCGCCACCGCCTTCGCGCTGCGGCTGCTCGCGATGCGGTACCACTGGCGCGCGCCCCGGGCGTGGAACCGGCGCTCGACGGCGGTCGAGGTACCGGACTGA
- a CDS encoding ABC transporter ATP-binding protein, translating into MTPSAQSGGATLSRDAAPGETLLKVTGLQKHFPIRKGLLQRQVGAVRAVDGLDFEVKSGETLGVVGESGCGKSTMGRLITRLLEPTAGTVEFEGKDITHLGVGAMRPLRRDVQMIFQDPYSSLNPRHTIGTIVSAPFKLQGVTPEGGVKKEVQRLLSVVGLSPEHYNRYPHEFSGGQRQRIGIARALALNPKMVVADEPVSALDVSIQAQVVNLLDDLQQELGLTYVIIAHDLSVVRHVSDRIAVMYLGKIVELADRDSLYKAPMHPYTKALMSAVPIPDPRRKSAKSERILLQGDVPSPISPPSGCRFHTRCWKATQICTTTEPPLLELKPGQQVACHHPENFEDQAPQDTVLLTVAKRAAELVADEVLAESAATSAAVAAEVAETAPVAKTPVAEAPVKETPVKETPAEEK; encoded by the coding sequence GTGACCCCTTCCGCGCAGAGTGGCGGCGCGACCCTCTCCAGGGACGCCGCTCCCGGTGAGACGCTCCTGAAGGTGACGGGGCTGCAGAAGCACTTCCCGATCCGCAAGGGCCTGCTCCAGCGGCAGGTCGGCGCGGTGCGGGCGGTCGACGGCCTCGACTTCGAGGTCAAGTCCGGCGAGACCCTGGGTGTCGTGGGCGAGTCCGGCTGCGGCAAGTCGACGATGGGCCGGCTGATCACGCGGCTGCTCGAACCGACCGCGGGCACCGTGGAGTTCGAGGGCAAGGACATCACGCACCTCGGCGTCGGCGCGATGCGCCCGCTGCGCCGTGACGTCCAGATGATCTTCCAGGACCCGTACTCGTCGCTGAACCCGCGCCACACCATCGGCACGATCGTCAGCGCCCCCTTCAAGCTCCAGGGCGTCACGCCCGAGGGCGGTGTCAAGAAGGAGGTCCAGCGGCTGCTGTCGGTGGTCGGTCTCAGCCCCGAGCACTACAACCGCTACCCGCACGAGTTCTCCGGCGGCCAGCGCCAGCGCATCGGCATCGCCCGCGCGCTCGCGCTCAACCCGAAGATGGTCGTGGCGGACGAGCCGGTCTCCGCGCTCGACGTGTCGATCCAGGCACAGGTGGTGAACCTGCTGGACGACCTCCAGCAGGAGCTCGGCCTCACCTACGTGATCATCGCGCACGACCTGTCCGTCGTGCGTCACGTCTCGGACCGTATCGCCGTGATGTACCTCGGCAAGATCGTCGAGCTGGCCGACCGCGACTCGCTGTACAAGGCGCCGATGCACCCGTACACCAAGGCGCTCATGTCGGCGGTGCCGATCCCGGACCCGCGGCGCAAGTCGGCCAAGAGCGAGCGCATCCTGCTCCAGGGCGACGTGCCCTCGCCGATCTCGCCGCCGAGCGGCTGCCGCTTCCACACGCGGTGCTGGAAGGCCACGCAGATCTGCACCACGACCGAGCCGCCGCTCCTGGAGCTGAAGCCCGGTCAGCAGGTCGCCTGCCACCACCCGGAGAACTTCGAGGACCAGGCGCCGCAGGACACCGTCCTGCTGACCGTCGCGAAGCGGGCGGCGGAGCTGGTGGCCGACGAGGTCCTCGCGGAGTCCGCGGCCACCTCGGCCGCGGTCGCGGCGGAGGTCGCGGAGACCGCCCCGGTGGCGAAGACCCCGGTGGCGGAGGCTCCCGTCAAGGAGACCCCCGTCAAGGAGACTCCCGCCGAGGAGAAGTAA
- a CDS encoding ABC transporter ATP-binding protein, producing MTELSKSGAAVGEPVKGSPAPSAFLEVRDLKVHFPTDDGLVKSVDGLSFSLEKGKTLGIVGESGSGKSVTSLGIMGLHTAGQYGKRKAQISGEIWLDGTELLSADPDHVRKLRGREMAMIFQDPLSALHPYYTIGHQIVEAYRIHHKVDKKTARRRAVEMLDRVGIPQPDKRVDSYPHEFSGGMRQRAMIAMSLVNNPELLIADEPTTALDVTVQAQILDLIRDLQKEFGSAVIVITHDLGVVAELSDDILVMYGGRCIERGPAEKVFYEPKHPYTWGLLGSMPRLDREQTERLIPVKGSPPSLINLPSGCAFNPRCAYADVPKDNVTRTVRPELSEVGDQHWAACHMTQAQRERIWTEEIAPKL from the coding sequence ATGACCGAACTCAGCAAGAGTGGAGCCGCGGTCGGCGAACCCGTCAAGGGTTCGCCCGCCCCCTCCGCCTTCCTCGAAGTCCGCGACCTCAAGGTGCACTTCCCGACCGACGACGGCCTGGTCAAGTCCGTCGACGGACTCAGCTTCTCGCTGGAGAAGGGCAAGACCCTCGGCATCGTGGGCGAGTCGGGTTCGGGCAAGTCGGTGACCTCGCTCGGCATCATGGGCCTGCACACCGCCGGCCAGTACGGCAAGCGCAAGGCCCAGATCTCCGGCGAGATCTGGCTGGACGGCACGGAACTGCTCTCCGCCGACCCCGACCACGTGCGCAAGCTGCGTGGCCGCGAGATGGCGATGATCTTCCAGGACCCGCTGTCGGCGCTGCACCCGTACTACACGATCGGCCACCAGATCGTGGAGGCCTACCGGATCCACCACAAGGTCGACAAGAAGACGGCCCGCAGGCGGGCGGTCGAGATGCTCGACCGCGTCGGCATCCCGCAGCCCGACAAGCGCGTCGACAGCTACCCGCACGAGTTCTCGGGCGGTATGCGTCAGCGCGCGATGATCGCGATGTCGCTGGTCAACAACCCCGAGCTGCTGATCGCGGACGAGCCGACGACCGCCCTGGACGTGACCGTCCAGGCGCAGATCCTCGACCTCATCCGGGACCTGCAGAAGGAGTTCGGCTCCGCGGTCATCGTCATCACCCACGACCTGGGCGTCGTCGCCGAACTCTCCGACGACATCCTGGTGATGTACGGCGGGCGCTGCATCGAGCGGGGTCCGGCCGAGAAGGTCTTCTACGAGCCCAAGCACCCCTACACCTGGGGTCTGCTGGGCTCCATGCCGCGGCTCGACCGTGAGCAGACCGAACGGCTGATCCCGGTCAAGGGCTCCCCGCCCTCGCTGATCAACCTCCCGTCGGGCTGCGCGTTCAACCCGCGCTGCGCGTACGCGGACGTCCCCAAGGACAACGTCACCCGTACGGTCCGCCCCGAGCTGTCCGAGGTCGGCGACCAGCACTGGGCCGCCTGCCACATGACGCAGGCGCAGCGGGAGCGGATCTGGACCGAAGAGATTGCGCCCAAGCTGTGA
- a CDS encoding ABC transporter permease, with amino-acid sequence MLAYLIRRLFAAAVMLVVIILVVFGIFFLVPRWAGVDPATMFVGKQADPAAIEAVRQKLGLADPIFAQVWEFFKGLFVGRTYSGGGDVTKCAAPCFGYSFRSEQAIWPVLTDRFPVTLALALGAAVLWLIFGVAAGVLSALKRGSLWDRGAMIIALGGVSLPIYFTGLLSLAIFSYGLGWIDAQYVPLEESFSGWFGGMILPWVTLAFLYAAMYARITRATMLEVLGEDYIRTARAKGLTEPVVIGKHAMRSTMTPILTMLGMDLGALIGGAILTETTFSLPGLGQAVLKAISDKDLPVILGVTLITSLAVIIANLLVDLLYAVIDPRVRLS; translated from the coding sequence GTGCTCGCATACCTCATCAGGCGGCTCTTCGCCGCCGCAGTGATGCTGGTGGTCATCATTCTGGTGGTCTTCGGCATCTTCTTCCTCGTCCCCCGCTGGGCGGGCGTGGACCCGGCCACGATGTTCGTCGGCAAGCAGGCGGACCCTGCGGCCATCGAGGCCGTGCGGCAGAAGCTCGGTCTGGCAGACCCGATCTTCGCCCAGGTCTGGGAGTTCTTCAAAGGCCTGTTCGTAGGCCGTACGTACTCCGGTGGCGGCGACGTCACGAAGTGCGCGGCCCCCTGCTTCGGCTACTCCTTCCGCAGCGAGCAGGCCATCTGGCCGGTGCTCACCGACCGCTTCCCAGTGACCCTGGCCCTCGCGCTCGGTGCCGCCGTCCTGTGGCTGATCTTCGGTGTCGCGGCGGGTGTGCTGTCCGCGCTCAAGCGCGGTTCCCTCTGGGACCGCGGTGCGATGATCATCGCCCTCGGCGGCGTCTCGCTCCCCATCTACTTCACCGGTCTGCTGTCGCTCGCGATCTTCAGTTACGGGCTGGGCTGGATCGACGCCCAGTACGTGCCCCTCGAAGAGAGCTTCTCCGGCTGGTTCGGCGGCATGATCCTGCCCTGGGTCACGCTCGCCTTCCTGTACGCCGCGATGTACGCCCGCATCACCAGAGCCACCATGCTGGAGGTCCTGGGCGAGGACTACATCCGCACGGCCCGCGCCAAGGGCCTGACCGAACCCGTCGTCATCGGCAAGCACGCGATGCGTTCCACCATGACGCCGATCCTCACGATGCTCGGCATGGACCTCGGTGCGCTCATCGGTGGCGCGATCCTCACCGAGACCACCTTCAGCCTTCCCGGCCTCGGCCAGGCGGTGCTCAAGGCGATCAGCGACAAGGACCTGCCCGTCATCCTGGGCGTCACGCTGATCACCTCGCTCGCGGTGATCATCGCGAACCTGCTGGTGGACCTGCTGTACGCCGTGATCGACCCCCGAGTGAGGCTCTCATGA
- a CDS encoding ABC transporter substrate-binding protein has protein sequence MSTQRTTGRRKQAVAAAAVVAALLSTAACGGGDDNNEGGSKSGAAGFDAANNKVAQASLAKKGGTLKFAAAQDADSWDTTRGYYGFMWNFSRYYSRQLVTNATEPGAKGAAVTPDLAEKTAKISDDGKTYTYTLRDGVTWEDGKPITSKDVKYGIERAWAQDVLSGGPIYLQQVLDPKKEYKGPYKDKSADKLGLKAIETPDDKTVVFKLPEANSDFEEMLALTSASPVRQDKDTKSKYGLKPFSSGPYKFQSYTPNKSLILVRNPEWKQASDPVRKAYPDKITVNFFTNANDMDQRLINGDYDLDLGQTGLSPQGRTNALKQHKENLDNPVSGYIRYAVFPQSVKPFDNEHCRKAVIYGADHESLQTARGGPVAGGDIGTNMLPPSVPGSEGQKYDPYESATTNKNGNVAKAKEELKACGKPNGFKTTIAVRNNKPVEVATAESLQASLKKVGITVDIDQFDGAQTTGIIGSPSNVKKKGYGIIIMGWGPDFPSVQGYGLPLWSSDYILESGNNNFALIKDKAIDGLFKDYTKELDDTKKAAISTEINHKVMEGGYYLPFVFEKFINWRSNRLANVYTTDGYSGQYDFVNLGLKK, from the coding sequence GTGAGTACCCAACGCACCACAGGGCGGCGCAAGCAGGCCGTGGCGGCCGCAGCCGTGGTCGCTGCACTGCTGTCCACGGCGGCGTGCGGCGGTGGCGACGACAACAACGAGGGCGGTTCGAAGAGCGGCGCGGCCGGCTTCGACGCCGCGAACAACAAGGTCGCCCAGGCCTCCCTCGCCAAGAAGGGCGGCACGCTGAAGTTCGCGGCCGCCCAGGACGCCGACTCGTGGGACACCACGCGCGGTTACTACGGCTTCATGTGGAACTTCAGCCGGTACTACAGCCGCCAGCTGGTGACCAACGCGACGGAGCCGGGTGCCAAGGGTGCCGCGGTCACGCCGGACCTCGCCGAGAAGACGGCGAAGATCTCCGACGACGGCAAGACCTACACGTACACGCTGCGTGACGGCGTCACCTGGGAGGATGGCAAGCCCATCACCTCCAAGGACGTCAAGTACGGCATCGAGCGCGCGTGGGCGCAGGACGTGCTCTCCGGCGGTCCGATCTACCTTCAGCAGGTCCTCGACCCGAAGAAGGAGTACAAGGGCCCGTACAAGGACAAGTCCGCGGACAAGCTGGGTCTGAAGGCGATCGAGACGCCGGACGACAAGACGGTCGTCTTCAAGCTGCCCGAGGCGAACTCGGACTTCGAGGAGATGCTCGCGCTGACCTCGGCGTCCCCGGTCCGCCAGGACAAGGACACCAAGTCCAAGTACGGCCTGAAGCCGTTCTCGTCCGGCCCGTACAAGTTCCAGTCGTACACGCCGAACAAGAGCCTGATCCTGGTCCGCAACCCCGAGTGGAAGCAGGCCTCGGACCCGGTCCGCAAGGCGTACCCGGACAAGATCACGGTCAACTTCTTCACCAACGCCAATGACATGGACCAGCGCCTGATCAACGGCGACTACGACCTGGACCTCGGTCAGACCGGTCTCTCCCCGCAGGGCCGCACCAACGCCCTGAAGCAGCACAAGGAGAACCTGGACAACCCGGTCTCCGGCTACATCCGCTACGCGGTCTTCCCGCAGAGCGTCAAGCCGTTCGACAACGAGCACTGCCGCAAGGCCGTGATCTACGGTGCCGACCACGAGTCGCTCCAGACCGCTCGTGGCGGCCCGGTCGCCGGTGGTGACATCGGTACGAACATGCTGCCGCCGTCGGTCCCGGGCTCCGAGGGTCAGAAGTACGACCCGTACGAGTCGGCCACGACGAACAAGAACGGCAACGTCGCCAAGGCCAAGGAAGAGCTCAAGGCCTGCGGCAAGCCGAACGGCTTCAAGACCACCATCGCGGTCCGCAACAACAAGCCCGTCGAGGTCGCCACGGCCGAGTCCCTCCAGGCCTCGCTGAAGAAGGTCGGCATCACCGTCGACATCGACCAGTTCGACGGCGCCCAGACCACCGGCATCATCGGTAGCCCCTCGAACGTGAAGAAGAAGGGCTACGGCATCATCATCATGGGCTGGGGCCCGGACTTCCCGTCCGTCCAGGGCTACGGTCTGCCCCTGTGGAGCAGCGACTACATCCTTGAGAGCGGCAACAACAACTTCGCCCTGATCAAGGACAAGGCCATCGACGGGCTCTTCAAGGACTACACCAAGGAGCTCGACGACACGAAGAAGGCCGCGATCTCCACGGAGATCAACCACAAGGTCATGGAGGGCGGTTACTACCTGCCCTTCGTCTTCGAGAAGTTCATCAACTGGCGCTCCAACCGTCTGGCGAACGTCTACACGACCGACGGTTACAGCGGTCAGTACGACTTCGTCAACCTCGGCCTGAAGAAGTAA
- a CDS encoding ABC transporter permease: MTAPLHEPTAEVAPSAAEEAALVAGSAEAKAVQGRSLSRIAWERLKRDKLALAGGMVVILLILVAVFAPLIASLVGQDPETHHEELIDPLFSTPTGSFGGMSGDHLLGVEPVSGRDIFARIVYGARISLLVGFLSALVAVVLGTILGVLAGFFGGWVDAAVSRVMDGLLAFPQLLFIIALVSVMPNEMLGLTGTGVRLFVMILVIGFFGWPYVGRVVRGQTLSLREREYVEAARSLGAGRFYILFKELLPNLVAPIIVYTTMMIPTNILTEAALSFLGVGVKPPTASWGQMLSSAIDYYDSDPMYMVIPGVAIFITVLSFNLFGDGVRDALDPKGSR; this comes from the coding sequence ATGACGGCACCATTGCACGAGCCGACGGCCGAAGTCGCGCCGAGCGCGGCCGAGGAGGCGGCGCTCGTTGCCGGCTCCGCCGAGGCGAAGGCGGTACAAGGACGTTCCCTCAGCCGCATCGCCTGGGAGCGCCTGAAGCGCGACAAGCTGGCTCTGGCGGGCGGCATGGTCGTCATCTTGCTGATCCTGGTCGCGGTGTTCGCCCCGCTGATCGCGAGCCTGGTCGGCCAGGACCCCGAGACGCACCACGAGGAGCTGATCGACCCCCTCTTCTCGACCCCCACCGGATCCTTCGGCGGTATGAGCGGCGACCACCTCCTGGGTGTCGAACCCGTCAGCGGCCGCGACATCTTCGCCCGGATCGTCTACGGGGCGCGGATCTCCCTGCTGGTCGGCTTCCTGTCGGCCCTGGTGGCCGTGGTGCTCGGCACGATCCTCGGCGTGCTCGCCGGCTTCTTCGGCGGCTGGGTCGACGCGGCCGTCAGCCGCGTGATGGACGGCCTGCTGGCCTTCCCGCAGCTGCTCTTCATCATCGCGCTGGTCTCGGTCATGCCGAACGAGATGCTGGGTCTGACCGGCACCGGCGTGCGCCTGTTCGTGATGATCCTGGTGATCGGCTTCTTCGGCTGGCCCTACGTCGGCCGCGTGGTGCGCGGCCAGACGCTCTCCCTGCGTGAACGCGAGTACGTGGAGGCCGCGCGCAGTCTCGGAGCCGGACGGTTCTACATCCTGTTCAAGGAGCTGCTGCCCAACCTGGTCGCGCCGATCATCGTCTACACGACGATGATGATCCCGACCAACATCCTCACGGAGGCGGCGCTCAGCTTCCTGGGCGTCGGCGTCAAGCCGCCCACCGCCTCGTGGGGCCAGATGCTCTCCTCTGCGATCGACTACTACGACTCGGACCCGATGTACATGGTCATCCCGGGTGTAGCGATCTTCATCACCGTGCTCTCCTTCAACCTCTTCGGCGACGGCGTACGCGATGCGCTCGACCCGAAGGGCTCCCGCTAA
- a CDS encoding enhanced serine sensitivity protein SseB C-terminal domain-containing protein — MSASGTAAAGQVEHMLRQVTPGRYDAYEALLRALATPSSGQVWMLLWHGQAGSPDAQYGNMEVDGFGYAPCVTSAQELSASGWNRSYEVVDGLDVARTLYPDHFGLWLNPHAPGGGVGIPWLDLRRIATGLERQPAGPLRLSEPGIEIPQFYALLTQNAHRTTAVRSLRRAWVQPALGAPYLAIGLDVYDTSPPAVDSVRAMMQQSIGAVPDGLPVSTVAMSDAYDPVALWLRANARPFYDREAHAAPVQAPAAGGYGAPGAY; from the coding sequence GTGAGCGCGTCGGGCACGGCCGCGGCCGGGCAGGTCGAGCACATGCTGCGCCAGGTGACGCCCGGGCGTTACGACGCCTACGAGGCGCTCCTGCGCGCCCTCGCGACGCCGTCGTCCGGCCAGGTCTGGATGCTGCTCTGGCACGGCCAGGCCGGCTCCCCGGACGCCCAGTACGGGAACATGGAGGTCGACGGCTTCGGCTACGCCCCCTGTGTGACCTCCGCCCAGGAGCTCTCGGCCAGCGGCTGGAACCGGTCGTACGAGGTCGTCGACGGGCTGGACGTGGCCCGCACCCTCTACCCCGACCACTTCGGCCTCTGGCTGAACCCGCACGCGCCGGGCGGCGGTGTCGGCATCCCCTGGCTGGATCTGCGCCGTATCGCCACCGGTCTGGAGCGGCAGCCCGCCGGCCCGCTGCGGCTGTCCGAGCCGGGCATCGAGATCCCGCAGTTCTACGCCCTGCTCACGCAGAACGCGCACCGGACCACCGCCGTCCGCTCACTGCGCCGCGCCTGGGTGCAGCCCGCGCTCGGGGCGCCGTACCTCGCCATCGGGCTCGACGTGTACGACACCAGCCCGCCCGCGGTGGACTCGGTGCGGGCGATGATGCAGCAGTCCATCGGCGCGGTGCCGGACGGGCTGCCGGTGTCGACCGTCGCGATGTCGGACGCGTACGACCCGGTGGCGCTGTGGCTGCGCGCCAACGCCCGGCCGTTCTACGACCGCGAGGCGCACGCGGCGCCCGTGCAGGCTCCGGCGGCAGGCGGTTACGGAGCACCCGGCGCGTACTGA
- a CDS encoding enhanced serine sensitivity protein SseB has product MDFPAQDIPAQAHPHAGWPGNELEEVLAASLGLPPSPSTGARIVETAGRGFLWVPLPEGGGPHSGPLDLPTIELGGQAYVPVFTSEQQFRQVVGDHLAYTVAPAVEFARGLPPQVGIALNPGGTVGVPLPPPAVAELCRTGRTELDGPASGGRVRLFQPDWQDDPLDFLAAASAEFDGSGTVLSARRCLASIEGGDTVMFVGIETVHWDESARTLPLDALGRALGRAPVAHPVSLVFLDVAQDPVADWLRHRVHPFYTRTF; this is encoded by the coding sequence ATGGACTTCCCGGCACAGGACATTCCGGCACAGGCGCACCCCCATGCGGGCTGGCCCGGCAACGAGTTGGAGGAGGTGCTCGCCGCCTCCCTGGGGCTCCCGCCGTCACCCTCGACGGGCGCCCGCATCGTCGAGACCGCCGGGCGCGGTTTCCTCTGGGTGCCGCTGCCCGAGGGGGGCGGCCCGCACAGCGGCCCGCTCGACCTGCCCACGATCGAGCTCGGCGGGCAGGCGTACGTGCCGGTCTTCACCTCCGAGCAGCAGTTCCGCCAGGTCGTCGGCGACCACCTGGCGTACACCGTGGCGCCCGCCGTCGAGTTCGCGCGCGGTCTGCCGCCCCAGGTGGGCATCGCGCTCAACCCGGGCGGCACGGTCGGGGTGCCGCTGCCCCCGCCCGCCGTCGCCGAGCTGTGCCGGACGGGCCGCACCGAGCTGGACGGACCCGCGAGCGGCGGCCGGGTACGGCTGTTCCAGCCCGACTGGCAGGACGACCCGCTGGACTTCCTGGCCGCGGCCTCGGCGGAGTTCGACGGGTCCGGCACCGTGCTGAGCGCCCGGCGCTGCCTGGCGAGCATCGAGGGCGGCGACACGGTGATGTTCGTCGGCATCGAGACGGTCCACTGGGACGAGTCCGCCCGCACGCTCCCGCTCGACGCCCTGGGCCGGGCGCTGGGCCGCGCCCCGGTGGCCCACCCGGTGAGCCTGGTCTTCCTGGACGTGGCCCAGGACCCGGTGGCCGACTGGCTCCGGCACCGCGTCCACCCGTTCTACACCCGCACCTTCTGA